A window of Belonocnema kinseyi isolate 2016_QV_RU_SX_M_011 chromosome 10, B_treatae_v1, whole genome shotgun sequence genomic DNA:
AGTATGATAATTAAatcactttataatttttttaatgtagcgCTTCAAATTATTAGATCCTTTAAAACATTGTCattcaagaagaatatttttacacTCGATAAGAAAACGCCGGATTTCGAGTttaatgtagtttaaaaaatgtgaaattaatttaaacggtcaataatttcttgaaattagcttaaaataaaaaaatactatgacATCCTTACAATCACAGCCATACGAAAAAGTAGAAATGTAGACCTGCAAACTAGCCAATTCCCATTTATTTTGAGTAGATGAATTTGAATCCGTGGTTAGAATTCTGCCATCAGgtcttgaatattttttcgaaCCTCAAAAAACACGCCAAAAAACACcgcaaataaaatgaatgttccgGCTGACCAGAGTAGTCAATTGAAGTCTATTCTTCATGGATTTTGTGTTGCTGTATCCAAAGCCGAGgtcgcaatttaaaaaatcagctcTAGTTTTTCTTCTAAcgtcaaaaaagatattttttgttgatttttcgtAATGtaaaatatcttattaaaaaatacgcGCTTGTTAATCAATTCAGACCGACGATAtcttttatacaatatacatacaaTCATTCGTTTGTGCTGAATCTGAATCTTCAGTTAGACTTGCATAACAAGCGCTTATTTTTTAATGGCATATTTTACATTACGAAAAAtcaacgaaaaaaagttttttcaagttaaaaaaaacaagaactatttttataattCCGAACTCGACTCAAAATTTAGAGACACATAATCCACAAGAATTGACAAGTCTGATAAAAAACTATGCTATTTGAACTTAGAAAAAGGAATGAGATCTGATGTCGAAATTCTGACAacggattcaaattcagcgactCATAATCCACAGGAACTGTTAAGTCTAGTATGTCAGAACTTCCACTttacttaaatatttatgaaaatggttCGTTTTGaatacaaatgattaaatttgtggATAGTATATGAaccttctgaattattttttctgatttttatcctTGGTGCCGAAAGAAAGGTGGAAGCTacgtttcaaaattagaaaaagaatggATAATTTTCGAAGATGAGGAATTACGTAAGAAAAACTAATGTAAAATCATGGAAGGAGTGTTCCATGATAGAGGCTTTAAAAGGcgttttagaaaagaaattaagtttcacaAAAGCCTCTGAAACGTACCCAATTCCGGCCTCAATTCTAAAAACCAGGTGGAAGAGAATGTTAGAAGCCGGCGGGCTTGATCAAGTAAAGTTTCTTCAGCTTGGTAAATATCGACCAACATTGAGTGAAGATCCAGAAAAAGAACTCGTGGAACATATTCGAATAATGGATAGCAAATTTTTTGGGCTCACGCGAAACAAGTTACGACgagttctttttaaatttgctgaGGAGTTAGGAATACCTCACAATTTTAGCAAAACCATCGGAATTGCTGGAAGAGATTGGTACCAAAAATTCATGAAAAGACATCCAGAGATTTCATTAAGAACACCTGAAAACACATCCTTTGCGAGAGCAGCCGGATTTAATAAGTTTGTAACAAACAAATTCTTCGATTTATTAGATGGACTAATGACTGAATTTGAATTTCCTCCCCATAATATCTGGAACGTGGACGAAACGGGTACTTCAGTTGTTCCAAAGAAACAACCGAAAGTTATAAGCCTAAAAGGAAAACACCAAGTGGGAATGATATCTTCTGCAGAACGTGGTATTACTGTCACCGCAGCAATTTGCTGCAATACTGCTGGTCAATTTTTACCATGTTAACTGATATATCCTAGGGTGAAGTACAATCCTAAATTTGCCGAAAATTGTCCTCCAGGCACTAAAATCGTTTTTCATCCTTCTGGCTGGATGCAGACTGATATCTTGTATCCAACTTGGTTTGAACATATCCTCGCATACGCTAAGCCAAGCAAAGAAAATCCCGTTCTGATAATTTTAGATGGACATGCATGCCAcacaaaaaatctacaatttttgtttgcGGCTAGACAAAACCACGTACACATACTGTGTCTCCCTCCTCATACATCACACAAACTTCAGCCATTAAATCGCAGCTTCATGAAGTCCTTCAGCTCTTTTCACTCTAGATCTGTCTTAAGAAGGTTGAGAACACACCCAGGAAAAGTGCTTACGTTGAACGATGTTCCGCATGTGTTTGGGGAAAGCTACTTGAAAGCAGCAACGCCCAAAAATGCTATCAGTGAATTCCAAGTAGCAAGAATCTATCCTTTTAACCGAGATGTGTTCACTTAAGACGAATTTAGTCCTGCAAGCACCACTGATATAGAGATGACTCCACCGGATTCTCAAATTAGCGAAAAAGGCACAGCTAACGTGAGTATGGATGTGTTCGATAATTTAAAGGCaggaaaaacgaaaaatattttgttacatattTCTAATATTGATTGATAAATTCAATTGTATCTTAAATTACTGGAAgccttcaaaaatataatttcgaaaaattgttatttgtccAGTTATCtatcttttctttattattcgcaggtggaaaattctgaaattaaaaacgaCGTACAGCCAGTGGTCGAAAGGGAAAACGTGTTCACCTGCAGTGTAAATTCACCCTGCCAGCAACACATCAAACGGTTAGATGCTCAAGTGAgcaacctaaaagatgaaatGCAGCATCTCCGGACTCAAATGAAATGCAAAAAGTCACTTCCTCTACTGAGTACCATCAACTGCCAGAGAATGTCATCGTGTCGTTGCAGAACTCTAGCCAAGCTGCTGACGCACACAAAGATCTTAGATGTATGCTTAGCGACACAACATCGTTTCCCACGTCAGGCAAACAAGAGCATCATCTGACAGAGAGCTTCAGTCTACCATCTCAGGAATCGAGTCAAGCCAATGACAAGCCCAAACATCTCAGGGGTGTCCTTACCGAGATATTGCCGATTCCGAAGGCACAGTATACTAATAGCACTAGAAAGCCTTCAAAGAACAGAGGGGAAACTGTCATTCTGACATCCTGTCCGTACATTGAAAACCTAAAagaagcaaataaaaatattaaagtaaagaGCGAACCTAAAACAAAGAGATGTACTAAGAAGGAAACTGTGAACGTAAAGAAGAGTGAAGCTAAAGCAAAGATAAAAACCAAGAAAGAAGCAGTGAGTGATGAGAATgatggcaaattaaaaaatttgttgagaagCATGCAGAAAGTAAAACAGTTCAAAAGGTCTAAAAGTAAGAAAATCGTTCTCAAAGTGGAAGAAGTGGAAAATGAAGACGTTATTTGTCCCGCTTGCGTTAGTTCTCACTCTGAATCTTTACAAGGTGAAAAATTGATTCAGTGCCAATTATGCAAAAGCTGGTATCACGAGGGTTGCGTTAATctgccaaaaaatgttttttctttcatttgccTAAACTGTGCAAGGGTTTAGTCGCTGATTAACCAGAATTTTTATCGTACAATCGTCGATCTCTTATCTTCATTCAAAAAGTTTGCTGTGCAATCTTCTAACACGCGATATTCAATTAATAAGTACCTATACTGAGTTCTTTTCGAACTTTAATATAGTATATTTCGCTATTATAATGTACTTTTATGTATCCAATCCTTGAAATAAACTAATTTGATCTATGTTCGTCAAAATTGACGCAAACAGTAAGTAAAGTAAGTTTCTTGTACTAATATGAGCCATGGTACCATATCTACTACTGCAATAAACATATAAGTTTGAATTGAATAATTGGCTGATAGTTTAGTTGATAAAGTAACAATTTTATAACCTAATTTTTCAGACTTTGTTAATTatttacgagggtgaatcaaatattaaccggaattcttttttaatatttatttatttataaaacaatacaaaaatactattgattatttttctacatagtctccttcacgctctacacattttttccagcggtttggaagcttgttaattcctcgctcgtagaaactttgaggtcgtgtcatcaaccaattgcgcacgaattcctcaacatcttgatcgttgtccaatcgcaatcctccaagtgcatctttcacaagaaagatgataaaaaatgatagcaaaaaaatgatagtcacagggtgacaaatctgggctgtatgaaggatgctcaagggtttcccaatgcatatcctccagtttttgtttcgtttcacccgccgtatgtggcctggcattgtcatgaagaaggatgacgtttctgatggggttaccgcgttttttgcttctgtaagcggcttttgctgcctcaacagctggcagtagtaggcagcgttaaccgtacgtcgatcatgtaggaaatcaatgagcaatactcctctgtagtcgaaaaagacggtcgcgaggaccttaccggctgagaaacgggttttggctttcacaggaccggcttcgtctttccttcgccattctttactcgccatcttggactcgggagtgtaatgatgcatccatgtttcatcacatgtcacgatattcttcaaaaaagtctctccctcccgttgaaatcgattcagatgtctcttactgattcgcaaacggatgtttttttgatcttcgttcaataacttcggggcccatcgggcacagatttttttgaaaccaagatgatttttaatgattgtttgagcgcttccatggctaatgcccacctgtaaagcgatttcatgaatagtgaaccgcctgtcactttcaataaggttacgaactgcaccaatgttatcgccagagacacttgatcttggacgtcgattatgactcacattttccacactttctcgtccactcttaaactttgtGGCTCAATCAAACACtcgagttttagacagagtatcatccccatactgatccttcaatcgagtcaaaatttcgcacggtttaacgccttctttaattaaaaactttattataacccgttgtgcaacgcacgctggaacctgttgctcactcatagctgtactgacgaactgaatgagtcaaacagctcaacaagcgttttacccactcctaatacactacattacaagaacctacactgtgagagtgcttgcgattggctaagaaaagtatttgtaaaattccggtttatatttgatccaccctcgtattaactATTCCtcatgaactattttattttattctaattcttCAAGTTTACTTGTCGcgtgtaattattatttatacacaagtaaactttaaaaattaaaatatttctcataATTAATTCCAACTAATAATATATTCATCAATTGtgagatttttataattattctatagctagttcaaatgaaaaatattttttataaaaaatatacctaTATTAACAAGTAttaacaattattacatttttaaatttataagtttgtaattttattttttaaacttttgtatttttcgacaaaattattatatttaagaaaatataataatgcaggtaattctttttttaaatgtacggATATTAATTCTggatcctttaatttttttaatttttttaaattattattgttgcaagtttcaacattttttcagtatttcaCAAATCCACACACATATTCTgtgatatttttaagaatttgaaaatacacTTGATACAAGTTGCTCTAATTCTCTAGGGTCGGTACatcaggtttttttttattggcaAGGTAGAAAAATGTGCATGTAGGCCGCCTCTAGCAGAATATCACGGAATATTAGGTTAAATCACAGctatcactttttttgttaaaaattactcatTCGGCTTTGCCCTACGTGGGGAGGCAAAGCCAACGAAATATCGCTtgtcaaaaatacttaaattattaaatcattgcTTTATTTCATGGGACTCATACTTAGAAAAATATGATATACAATAATGCATGATTTCAATTGAGAGAAAAATGGATAAACTCTACATcttattaactttgaaaaaatcattgattcttaactggttggcgctgccccccccccccctaccctaCTTATGTCAGATCAGACAAATCACAGCCGTCGAAATATTCGCCTGTTCCATATCAAAGTAATTTACATTAGATTACATAATGTAGACAACTCCGGACGTAAACCACGTGGTAAATTACTGtagaaattcaagtaaattaccTGGAGTAAACTATGTTCCTAACCCTCACCTCAAGTGACGCGTTCGCAGCCTTACGCACAACACCCTCTCACCAGCCCCCTGCtacgaccgtgtatgtgtatgcagtagtagcagagatgaggtgggagattgcttatgccgtgtatttgatttcgaccgacttaccgcagcgcggcctgtttgccttagccttccgggaactaaaattaaagatcCAAAAGCGCGTcttgtttgccttattgttatttttcgggaactaaaataaaaggtggcttacctgctactcacttggtaaaacagggtacaatttgataaagtcggtagagaagatcggagttagtaacaataatacataataaattaagaaaaatgtatcaaatctactcctttaaaattaattatttaactaagctttggctttaatgattttctcaactagaaaatgttatcataataaagataattttttatttattatctccagttcttagaataatataattattgattaatttataattaatactgtgaataattgtacctaattattttgatcatgttatttaaattcattattgtttttttaaagataaggagtttatataataataattagagtatgatcttcaattcaatagattctatatattagaagctattcaatatcaatattattattattttacataattttcattagataataaagctgatacaaaaatcttgtaatatatgtatttttcttaaattccaagCAAATTCAACTAGAACTTaatcaatatcgtaaaaaaatggtCAATCTTTGTATTTGATATGtccatacgaataggagagaaatactgccttgatttggaagaacaccgttaactacATTTttgataaggcccttgagccgcctactgttaatagcttcaggtgactttatccgattcgcagttaacggtgttgttccaaatcacggcagaataggcatgtcgttcccggatctaaataacgagcaggctgttctacctagatcttggattgctaaacctctattgcttttgcaaaccaacatggtacactcccccttgtaac
This region includes:
- the LOC117181233 gene encoding uncharacterized protein LOC117181233: MRNYVRKTNVKSWKECSMIEALKGVLEKKLSFTKASETYPIPASILKTRWKRMLEAGGLDQVKFLQLGKYRPTLSEDPEKELVEHIRIMDSKFFGLTRNKLRRVLFKFAEELGIPHNFSKTIGIAGRDWYQKFMKRHPEISLRTPENTSFARAAGFNKFVTNKFFDLLDGLMTEFEFPPHNIWNVDETGTSVVPKKQPKVISLKGKHQVGMISSAERGITVTAAICCNTAGQFLPC